In Sphaerospermopsis torques-reginae ITEP-024, the genomic window AAGGGGGCATTAGTAATTTCCCCCGATGGAATTTTTATAGTTGTTAAGCCAAAGTCCTGGGTAAGGAGGTGCAAGCTGGGAATATCAAAGGGGGTAGATAGGAAGGAAATACCCCGCATCTGAGCATGATTAATTAACACCTTATGGTCAGATTTGCTCAATTCCAGCTTGCGGATCATTTCCAATTGACTTTCTGTGCGATCGGTCGTTTGAGTTTGGTACTCGGCTTTAGGAGCATGACGACTAACTAGTTTTTCGGCTTGGAAAGTTTGAAATTTAACTGCATCTGCCCCCGCATCAGCAGAAATATCAATTAGGTTTTGAGCCAGTTTGATGTCGCCATTATGATTAACTCCCGCTTCGGCGATGATAAATGTAGGATGTTTATCTGTCTTCATACAATCATTAAACCTATAGTAATATTTAGTTTTCAAAAGCCCCTATTATATTTTTACTTTAGGAGCTTTTTGGTCAAGTTCACCGGAGTAAAAGTGTATGAATTTAAAACATTCTCTGAGCAATATTGAATTAGCAACTTACTTAATGCACTCCATATAAATTGACATTTGTGGATGTGTCGAATCAAAAAGCTGAGTGTTTCTTAGAATAGGAGATACAGACTGTCCATAGCCTGAACGATAAATATTGGAGAAACTTGCGCGGAAATCCGTTTCAGCATCTGGTCCAGTTGTCACACGGAATATACCACCTGGCTTCAAAGCTCTGTATGTATCTCTGAAGAAATAAAGAACAGCCCTATCTTTAATGTGTTCAATTGTATGAGAGGTATAAACTATTTCCGCTGAGTTGCTTTCAATAGGAAGTGGAGTCTCAGACATCAGGTCATGATGCACAATTTTTTTTTGTACCTGACCATACCAGCCACTCACGTAGTCAATATTTGTCCAGAGCGGATGGCAAAAAGAGCCAGAACCAACGTTATAAAATGGTTTGCTAGCAAGAATAACGGAGTCAAATAGAGATTCATACAAAGGTAGTTGTAACGGATCTGAAAATCTCCTAACTTGAAAGCCAGCCTTGTTTATGAAAGATAATAAATTCTTTTTAAGAAGTTTCTCAATTCTCATGATTTGATAACCTAATAAAGGATTACTAAACAATAAGCACATTTAAAATGAATGCTCCAAGGTAATCGAATTACCTTTCTTCAAAGCACTATATGGCGTTTTCCAGTCTCATGCAAAGTTAGCGATGAAATTATCACTAGTTAACTAATTTGCCTGATTTTTTTAGTGAAACTATACGAGATATACTGTAAAACTATCAAACATGATCAATATCAAAAAAAGATTTCTGTGTTTGAGGTGTAACCGTTTTGAGTGTTTCTTTAATTTTGTAACTCACATTTCCTGATACATACCATGATTCTACTGATGGTAGGAGAGATTGAAATTTAGGGGAAAGTGCCTGATGAATTGCATCCATAATACTTGTACTATCTTCCGATACATCAATTATAGATTTGGCTTTTAGCCTACCCTTTTGGCGATCGCCAATATTTACTGTGGCTTTTTTCAGAGCGGGGGCTTCAGTAATTCCACTGGAGGAATTCCCCACAATTACATCTGCTTCACGCATTAAACTTAAATACCGTTGTTGACCTAGGGAAACAAATGCCTTAGCACGATGTTGATTGCTTTTCACCCATTGATCAATCTGCTCAATTAAAACTCTTCCCCCTGTGTCCGCATTGGGATAAGTTAAAATCACTGTTGCCTGAGGAAAAGCATCCAGAGCAGTTAATAACTCTCCCATGGCAATAGCCGGTGATTGTTCATCTAAAGTCACGGGATGATAGGTAACCAGAAAAATGGGTGATAGTAATTTTATTCCCAAAAACTTTTCTAGGGTTGGGCGATCGCACCAATCTAAACGCCCTAGATGATCTAGTCCTGGTGCACCTAGGTTAAAAACTCGTTCTGGGGATTCTCCCAATTGAATGACGCGCTGGCGGTAGGGTTCTGCGGCTACAAAATGCCACTGGGCAAATTTGGTAATAGCGTGGCGAATTTGCTCATCGAATGCGCCCTCTGTTGTTTCTCCCCCATGTATATGAGCTATGGGAACCCGGTAAACCATTGCTGCTTGGGCTGCTGCTAAAACTTCAAAGCGATCGCCTAAAACCACCAAAATATCAGGCTTTAATCGCTCCAAAGCATCCGCAAACCCAATCACACCCAAACCAATGGATTTTGCTATACCTACAGGTGTATCAGATGATAACAACATTTCTACCTTGGCATCAATGGTAAAACCATCAGCTTCAATTTGCTGATAGGTTAAACCAAACTCAGGGGACAGGTGCATCCCTGTAGCGATGATTTGCAACTGTAAATCGGGGTCATCAGCAATCTCTTTCATTAACCAGTAGAGCAAACCATACTCAGCCCTGGTTCCTGTGACAATACAAACTTTACGGACTACTGTCATCTCTGAACGCCTACAAGATTTGCACTACTTGGTACATTGATCAAGCTTGCTTCCAACCGCTCCGCCACAGGTAAGGGAGCATGAGGACAATTAACATACATAGGCAGCTTATGCAACAGTGTCCAAGTGGGACGACACTGATAACCTGCATCATTTGCTAATCCTAACAGGCGATCGCGCATCTCAAAACTTGGTTTTTGCAATCGTAAAGTGTTGAGCCAGTAATTACTTATACTACTTAATGGTTCAGCTACAAACTCAATACCCTTGACATCCCTAAACACTTCCTGATAGCGCCGTGCCAAGGAACGTTTACGCTGCAACAGTTCGGGTAATTTCTCCATTTGGGCACAACCCAGGGCAGCGTTCAAATTCGGCAACCGATAATTCCAAGCTACCTGATCGTGAAAAAATTCCCAGCGATGGGGCAGTTTAGCTGTAGTTGTCAAATGTTTAGCTTGTCGAGCTAATTCCTGATCATTGGTTAAAATCACACCTCCACCGCCCGTAGTAATCACCTTATTCCCATTAAAGCTCAAGGTTCCCAACAGTCCTACAGTACCCGTATGTTGTCCTTTATAAGCACTCCCCAAAGATTCCGCTGCATCTTCCACCACAGGTAAATTGTAATTATCCGCTAAAGCCAGCAGTGATGCCATATCCACAGGGTGACCATAAGTGTGCATCGGTACAATCGCTGCAATTCTTCTTCCTGTATGACGGTTAATTAACTTTCCACCTTTTTCCTGGCTACATTCCTGTAGGTACTCTCCCAAACTTGAGATATCTATTCCCAAGGTTGACCAATCACTATCAATAAAATGGGGAATCGCACCACAATGAACCACCGCATTAGCCGTAGCTACAAAGGACAAAGCTGGAATTAACACCTCATCTTCTGTTTGCACCCCTGCTAACAGCAGGGCTATGTGTAGCGCAGCAGTACCATTAACCACAGCAACAGCATATTTTGCTGCCGTGTAATCTGCCAACATCGCCTCAAAGCGGTCAACATACTTACCCACGGAAGAAACAAAGGTCGAATCTAGGCAATCTTTGACCAATTCCCACTCATTACCAGTAAATTCTGGTTCGTGGAGTGGAATAAAAGGTTTAGGCTCTCCCAATACCCTGTGTAAACCTTGTAAAAATTCCTGATCTAACCTGTCCACCCCTCAAATACCCCTCAAATATTATACTGATTGCTCTTATACCCGACTAAGTTAGCCGGATTCATAAACCATGCTGCTGTTTCTGCCAATCCGCGTTTAAAACCCTCTCGTCCACCATAAAGGGGTTCCCAACCCACAAGCCGTTTAGCCTTACTATTGTCAGCCCATAACCTGTTTACTTCACTTTTCTCAGGACGCAAGCGGACATCATCAGTTTCTATTTCTATATCAACACCCATAGCCTCGGCAATTAAATTAACCGTGTCACCAATAGAAATTTCAAAATTACTACCGATATTAATCACCTCTCCCACAGAGTTTTGGGATTCTGCTATGGTAATAAATCCTCGCACAGTATCTTTAACGTAATTAAAATCCCTAGTGGGATGTAAGGCTCCCAATTTAATTTTGCGATTTCCATTGGCAATTTGCGTAATTACCGTAGGAATAACCGCCCTAGCTGACTGTCGTGGTCCGTAAGTGTTAAAAGGACGAATAATAGACACAGGTGTACCAAAAGAGCGGTAAAAAGACATGGCTACTTGATCAGCCCCTATCTTACTGGCAGAATAGGGAGACTGACCTTGCAATGGATGCTCTTCTGTAATTGGTACAAATTGAGCCGTTCCATAAACCTCACTGGTAGAGGTATGAACGACTTTTTGCACACCCAATTCCCGCGCAGCCTGAACCACATTGAGAGTACCTGTAATATTAGTATCGACATAGGTAGCAGGGGAATGATAGGAGTAAGGAATAGCAATCAGGGCTGCTAAGTGTAAAACAATGTCACATCCCTGCATGGCAGATTTAACACCGTAAGGATCACGAATATCCCCGGAAAATACCTCTAAACTATCAAGGATTTCCTTGGGAGAATGGTCGAGCCAACCCCAGGAATTGAAAGAGTTGTAAAGAACGAAAGCACGAACCTGATAACCTTGACTGACCAAAGACTCTGTAAGATGAGAGCCAATAAAACCATCAGCACCTGTAACTAAGATTGTTTTCATGAATTAATATTTTTACTCCACACCACTCAAAGCCATAGTGCGAAAACTGGGACTATTAGCCAATAATTCCTCATAAGTTCCCTGTGCCACCAAACGACCCTGATCCAAATGAAAAATGCGATCGCATTTCTGTACCGTCGTCAACCGATGGGCAATTAAAATCACCGTCAGTTGATGACTCAACCCCTCAATAGCCCCCATCACCTCCCGTTCTGTCTCATTATCCAAGGCACTGGTCGCCTCATCTAAGACAATCACTGATGCCCGTTTATATAATGCCCTGGCGATGCCAATACGCTGCCGTTGACCGCCCGACAAACGAATCCCTCGTTCTCCCACTATTTCCCCATAACCCTCAGTCCGACTTTCAATGAAGTCGGCAATTTGAGCTAATCGTGCCGCCTGCCGCACCCGATCCAGATCAATTTCACTGCGGGGAACCCCAAAAGCGATATTCTCTGCCACAGTAGCATCACTGAGAAAAATACTCTGGGGTACATGGGCAATGGTACGCTGCCAACGGTGTAAACGTTCCCCTATCAAGGCTGCGCCATCCACCAACACTTCCCCCCGTTCTGGCTGTAATAGACCCAAAATCATATCCGCAGTGGTACTCTTACCACTACCGGTAGTTCCTACAAAACCAACTGTAGTATTAGCCTTAATCTGTAAACATAGGTCTTGTAATACCCAGGGTGTAGAGTCTGTATAACGAAACCACACCCCTTGTAAGCGCAACTCATTGTCTAGAGGTTGACCCACCCCAGAACCCAGGGAAACCTGGGACACAGGCATGGACAATCTCCGCAATACGTTTTGCAGAGATACCTGATTCCCACGTATATTAACCAGGGCGTTAAAGCTAGTCTGCAATGCTGGCAATAACCGATTGGCTGCCAAGGTCAAAGCTCCCAATGTGGGTACTACTTGAGCCAACTGCTGCTGATCATAGGACATAGATACAGCGATCAGGGCAATGGTAACCATAGCCACAGCCTCTATTAAATACCGAGGCAACACACCAATGAAGGCATTATTTGCAACCGCCACACGGGTGGGACGATACGCCTGATCATAGCGGGTGACAAACATCCCCTGATTACTCTCAAGCAACACATCCCGAATTCCTCCTAATCCCTCTTGGAGATATTTCACCACAAACCGACTTTGACTACTGATGATCTTGCTATTTCGGGCTAGTGCGTGGCGAGTGTTCCGCAGCAAAATAACATAAGTTATCCCCAAAACTGCCGCCGTACTTAGGGCAACTCCCAGATTAATTGCCAAAATTGACAGCACCAAAGCTAGTACAATTATACTATTAACCACCAGATTCAGAACAGCTGGTAAAACAGATGAACTCACACTCTGAAGATCCTGGGTAATATCGGCAATTAATTCATTACTACTATGACGCACATGAAAACTGTAAGGTTGTAACAGGGTACGACGATACACTTCACAACTCAAATCACTGGACACCATTGCCGAAAATCGTAACTGCCAGCGCAATGTCAGCAGTCGCAACCCATTAGCCAAGACTACCGCCGATCCAAAGCTCCCCCCTAACCACGCCACCAGTTGAAAAGTATTAGTTACCCCCAACTGCACCCAAAGGGGTTGCAAAGTCGGATTCAGCACACCCTCGGCATTACTCAATGCACCTAGGAATGGTAACACAGCCCCCAAGCTTACTACCTCACTTGCCGCCGTCACTACCATCAGCACTAGTAACCATAACATTTGTCTTTGCCGAGCTAAAGGTAACAAATGATATAATTGCCGCAGGTTTTGTATCAGGGATGCTTGTTTTTCTATCATCTTAGATGGCTTGTTGACTGCTTGGGGGGAAGATGTTGATTAATCAATGAAATTCTGTGTTGAGGATGTTTTCAACCGGAAATATTTGAGTTTCAATACAACCTAGTTTATTTTTAGGCAGACGGACATATTCACTTGCTGTCAAATCGGAGGGAAGTCGGATCATTAGGAAATGATTTTAGCCTCTGATAAAGTCCTATTTCATAGCCTTATCTACAGCCTTAACAACCACCTCAATTTTCTCAGACTCCAACTCCGGCCAAATGGGCAAACTCAAAACCTCCGTAGCTAACAAATCACTAACCGGGTTAACAGAATACTCCCCTTGATAAACAGGTAACTTATCCTGGGGAATGGGATAATAAATCATGGAGCCAATGCTCTCACCAGCCAAGTACTGCTGTACACTGTCACGATTATCGCCGATTATCCTAATGGTATACTGGTGAAACACATGACCATCGGTAATTACTGGAGTAATCACACCCGAAACATCAGCCAACAAATTATTGTAAATTTTAGCCGCCTGTCGCCTCCCCTGATTCCACTGGTCAATATACTGTAGCTTCACCCGTAAAATCGCCGCTTGCAGGGTATCTAACCGGGAATTGTAGCCCAATATCTCATTGTGATATTTCTTTTTTGCCCCATGTACTCGCAACATCCGGGCTAATTCTGCCACTTGGTCATCATTTGTGACTACCATGCCCCCATCCCCATAACAGCCCAAATTCTTAGAAGGGAAAAAGGAATAAGCACCTACATCACCAATAGTTCCGGTGAACTTACCTTGAATAGCATCCCTAGTACTTTCTTGACAATCCTCCTTACATCCAGGACAGCCACCGTAATACCTAGATCCAAAAGATTGGGCGCAATCTTCAATTACCTTTAACCCATACTCCTGGGCAATATCCATAATTTGCCCCATCGCAGCGGGATTACCATAGAGATGCACAGGCATAATCGCCTTGGTATTAGGTGTGATATGCTTCCTAATAGCTTCTGGGTCAATGTTAAAACTCTGGGGGTCAATATCAGCAAAAATTGGCTTTGCACCCACGGTACTGATAGATTCAGCAGTAGCAAAAAAAGAAAATGGGGTAGTAATTACCTCATCCCCCACTCCAATACCCAGAGCGCGTAAACCAATCACCAAGGCATCTGTGCCGGAGTTAACAGCAACTGTATGTTTTACCCCTAAATACTCTGCCACCTCCTGCTCAAACAGCTTGACATCAGGCCCCATAATAAATTGGCCAGACTCCAAGACTCGATTCATCGCTGCTTGCACTTGGTCTTGAATTTGCTCGTACTGAGGTTTGAGGTCAAGAACGGGGATTTTCATAATAGTGTCTTTTTGAGTGAGTTATTATTTGTTTAGGAGGTATCTAGGAATGTTTTAGATGCATACGGGGTTATGGCAGGGTAAATGATGGTTTCCGAGAGCTTTTTTTCCTAGTTCCACATTTCGAGCTTTTTTGCGCTGAAAAAAATTCACTTCGTTATACCTGCTTTTTGGGAGGTGTAAGCACTTTTTGATACTGTATCGTCAAAAAGCCTACGTCATAATCTTCATCAAAGACACTTTTAAATATTTATTATGGAAGTAGAGACTGTAAACTCTCATCGTTAATTTGTTATTAACATGGCAGATCCAAATAGTCACGAATACTTGTCTGATTTTTTCTACCAAACGCCGAACAATTAATTGCTTTTTCCAGTGATCTGGGTACATATATACTATTGTCATTCCGGTATAAGTTATGAAAGATTGACAGAGTTGTGTCAATTCCGATGAGATCTACAATATCAAAAAGATTATATGTTCGCCCCATTCTTCTCATAACTAAATCAATGGCATCTGGTTTATAGCCATAATGTTCTACGAGCTTAAACGCATTACTTATTTCAGCAAACAGTAAAGAATTTCCAATATAACCCGGGTTATCTTTTACGTATA contains:
- a CDS encoding LegC family aminotransferase, which produces MDRLDQEFLQGLHRVLGEPKPFIPLHEPEFTGNEWELVKDCLDSTFVSSVGKYVDRFEAMLADYTAAKYAVAVVNGTAALHIALLLAGVQTEDEVLIPALSFVATANAVVHCGAIPHFIDSDWSTLGIDISSLGEYLQECSQEKGGKLINRHTGRRIAAIVPMHTYGHPVDMASLLALADNYNLPVVEDAAESLGSAYKGQHTGTVGLLGTLSFNGNKVITTGGGGVILTNDQELARQAKHLTTTAKLPHRWEFFHDQVAWNYRLPNLNAALGCAQMEKLPELLQRKRSLARRYQEVFRDVKGIEFVAEPLSSISNYWLNTLRLQKPSFEMRDRLLGLANDAGYQCRPTWTLLHKLPMYVNCPHAPLPVAERLEASLINVPSSANLVGVQR
- a CDS encoding ABC transporter ATP-binding protein yields the protein MIEKQASLIQNLRQLYHLLPLARQRQMLWLLVLMVVTAASEVVSLGAVLPFLGALSNAEGVLNPTLQPLWVQLGVTNTFQLVAWLGGSFGSAVVLANGLRLLTLRWQLRFSAMVSSDLSCEVYRRTLLQPYSFHVRHSSNELIADITQDLQSVSSSVLPAVLNLVVNSIIVLALVLSILAINLGVALSTAAVLGITYVILLRNTRHALARNSKIISSQSRFVVKYLQEGLGGIRDVLLESNQGMFVTRYDQAYRPTRVAVANNAFIGVLPRYLIEAVAMVTIALIAVSMSYDQQQLAQVVPTLGALTLAANRLLPALQTSFNALVNIRGNQVSLQNVLRRLSMPVSQVSLGSGVGQPLDNELRLQGVWFRYTDSTPWVLQDLCLQIKANTTVGFVGTTGSGKSTTADMILGLLQPERGEVLVDGAALIGERLHRWQRTIAHVPQSIFLSDATVAENIAFGVPRSEIDLDRVRQAARLAQIADFIESRTEGYGEIVGERGIRLSGGQRQRIGIARALYKRASVIVLDEATSALDNETEREVMGAIEGLSHQLTVILIAHRLTTVQKCDRIFHLDQGRLVAQGTYEELLANSPSFRTMALSGVE
- a CDS encoding class I SAM-dependent methyltransferase: MRIEKLLKKNLLSFINKAGFQVRRFSDPLQLPLYESLFDSVILASKPFYNVGSGSFCHPLWTNIDYVSGWYGQVQKKIVHHDLMSETPLPIESNSAEIVYTSHTIEHIKDRAVLYFFRDTYRALKPGGIFRVTTGPDAETDFRASFSNIYRSGYGQSVSPILRNTQLFDSTHPQMSIYMECIK
- a CDS encoding NAD-dependent 4,6-dehydratase LegB codes for the protein MKTILVTGADGFIGSHLTESLVSQGYQVRAFVLYNSFNSWGWLDHSPKEILDSLEVFSGDIRDPYGVKSAMQGCDIVLHLAALIAIPYSYHSPATYVDTNITGTLNVVQAARELGVQKVVHTSTSEVYGTAQFVPITEEHPLQGQSPYSASKIGADQVAMSFYRSFGTPVSIIRPFNTYGPRQSARAVIPTVITQIANGNRKIKLGALHPTRDFNYVKDTVRGFITIAESQNSVGEVINIGSNFEISIGDTVNLIAEAMGVDIEIETDDVRLRPEKSEVNRLWADNSKAKRLVGWEPLYGGREGFKRGLAETAAWFMNPANLVGYKSNQYNI
- a CDS encoding DegT/DnrJ/EryC1/StrS family aminotransferase, whose amino-acid sequence is MKIPVLDLKPQYEQIQDQVQAAMNRVLESGQFIMGPDVKLFEQEVAEYLGVKHTVAVNSGTDALVIGLRALGIGVGDEVITTPFSFFATAESISTVGAKPIFADIDPQSFNIDPEAIRKHITPNTKAIMPVHLYGNPAAMGQIMDIAQEYGLKVIEDCAQSFGSRYYGGCPGCKEDCQESTRDAIQGKFTGTIGDVGAYSFFPSKNLGCYGDGGMVVTNDDQVAELARMLRVHGAKKKYHNEILGYNSRLDTLQAAILRVKLQYIDQWNQGRRQAAKIYNNLLADVSGVITPVITDGHVFHQYTIRIIGDNRDSVQQYLAGESIGSMIYYPIPQDKLPVYQGEYSVNPVSDLLATEVLSLPIWPELESEKIEVVVKAVDKAMK
- the neuC gene encoding UDP-N-acetylglucosamine 2-epimerase; protein product: MTVVRKVCIVTGTRAEYGLLYWLMKEIADDPDLQLQIIATGMHLSPEFGLTYQQIEADGFTIDAKVEMLLSSDTPVGIAKSIGLGVIGFADALERLKPDILVVLGDRFEVLAAAQAAMVYRVPIAHIHGGETTEGAFDEQIRHAITKFAQWHFVAAEPYRQRVIQLGESPERVFNLGAPGLDHLGRLDWCDRPTLEKFLGIKLLSPIFLVTYHPVTLDEQSPAIAMGELLTALDAFPQATVILTYPNADTGGRVLIEQIDQWVKSNQHRAKAFVSLGQQRYLSLMREADVIVGNSSSGITEAPALKKATVNIGDRQKGRLKAKSIIDVSEDSTSIMDAIHQALSPKFQSLLPSVESWYVSGNVSYKIKETLKTVTPQTQKSFFDIDHV